A window from Plectropomus leopardus isolate mb chromosome 3, YSFRI_Pleo_2.0, whole genome shotgun sequence encodes these proteins:
- the nhsa gene encoding LOW QUALITY PROTEIN: Nance-Horan syndrome protein (The sequence of the model RefSeq protein was modified relative to this genomic sequence to represent the inferred CDS: deleted 1 base in 1 codon), with the protein MPFAKRVVEPQLLCRHQIPNEDGLLFEDLVSISNVALSRTLRQLSDLAKHACSIFQELESDLTSTSLRVRGLQSKISQLQQTCSELDPKQEAVPVSNLDVESKLTAHYQAPWHQQRNVFHPSTRPACVVDLHRQANLSLWALHRDHLRRRSGSRERRVTISISAVPPMPMYPSPNIAQRKETRSSNLTTFESTRSSSPTECCRFSPWSRKAAPSDPDTDGVALGHRPKFPIPNIPSTLDKQTNWSKALPLPTPEERMKTNSQVITSCVIPINVTGVGFDRDASVRCSLVHSQSVLQRRRKLRRRRTVAGVPRQVQQDLDSDDSPGSRERTVIVHASSSITPSNEELASHLSTRDSGCQTEDFLISGAPSRRRIRAQRGQGVALSLSYSAGNILCLSDSADAMFSASVGAHLRSRSLPRDSSRMIDNRHNDSDDEEELSPFNTEDYLPGPGELILKDEEESTDDQAVSEHPLGLKYKQLSESPERSWMERTRSQLPRKVDMGSCEISSSSDTFSSPVHSVSAAGVLGGQMDHKEDHQSSSGNWSGSSSTCPSQTSETIPPAASPPLTGSSHCDSELSLNAATHVNDDQTGFMLDHYPGLRTQRAGSFSSTAMDILEEAGSSTPIEGEWSYTHSDPPRSQDFSPEPSREAESSLGCPSFTSMATCESSYSDKLPSEKADTVSHYSVDTEGYYTSMHFDCGIKGSRSFTYNYAASGSDCGLSDLSGHMTLGRRCLSLRKPKAKPCPPKRSSSLRKICSEGHIPDNKEPKISCGQQLPPSSKERKLQLVLSGSQSHVENSSLVREPLVVWGESADLPDLGVFSSTDAHSFKDEGVVQSDYADLWLLNDLKSSDPYRSLSNSSTATGTTVIECIKSQESSESQTSQSDSRATTPSLPSAEGEFKLKSPEKLAGLASPSSGYSSQSETPTSSFPSAFFPGPLSPSSGKRKPKVPERKSSLSSLSLQSLSCKDASKRDLELPVIPPSHLDLSALHSVGNKASAYRTQIQLLHQNKPKSAAKPAAPPTSEVFNAHPMTITPTVLHSVQLRPVSKEHEGSHEDKTSAKCPTVSLTSTLSCNKSVELKSPLLHNSHHTPPKGSCESVFTSNEELADGEAACQSETRNREAPLESMTAFTLQSEKSLDVPERTAGHEGETCRVLEETGICSQWEPLDQQRTEWTEEDDPALWVQDFSPQRSDGLDEVPAADGQSEVLQESSVSDEGGQEVEHESSGASAESASQDGKDESTAETEDYFSKDSTPSDSAASPQSDESRPEDDVFLSPTKSRTTEDLFAMIHRSKRKVLGRKDSTELNVRNRLGAASGNTPPSSTGSSPVSLASPSSAVTPPGLHRVSGPIYRNAKKSSTSNEEFKLLLLKKGSRSESSYRMSATEILKSPIAPKSPGDSLMESPRQPEDPASPLQQQSGPDQLPSPYPKANADCFSPKSFPTSSSRQGRSRIPPPANSSRYGMRSRLYSAPMQAISEGETENSDGSPHDDRSSQGST; encoded by the exons CGGTATCAAACCTGGATGTGGAGAGTAAGCTGACGGCACATTACCAAGCTCCCTGGCACCAGCAGAGGAACGTGTTCCACCCCTCCACACGGCCAGCATGTGTAGTCGACCTCCACAGGCAAGCCAACCTCAGCCTGTGGGCC CTGCACCGAG ATCACCTGAGGAGACGATCCGGCAGCAGGGAGCGGAGAGTAACCATCTCGATCTCTGCGGTGCCCCCCATGCCCATGTACCCCTCCCCAAATATCGCCCAGAGGAAAGAAACGAGGAGCTCCAATCTGACAACG TTTGAATCCACCcgctcctcctcccccaccgAATGTTGCCGATTCTCTCCCTGGAGCAGAAAG GCTGCGCCCTCTGACCCCGACACTGACGGGGTGGCTTTAGGTCACCGGCCTAAGTTTCCTATCCCTAACATCCCCTCCACCCTGGACAAGCAGACTAACTGGTCTAAAGCGCTGCCGCTGCCCACCCCAGAGGAAAGAATGAAAACCAATTCACAAGTCATCACCTCATGTGTCATCCCCATTAATGTGACCG GCGTTGGCTTTGACAGAGATGCTAGTGTGCGCTGCTCGCTCGTCCACTCGCAGTCTGTGcttcagaggaggaggaagctgaGGAGACGGAGGACTGTCGCCGGCGTCCCCCGACAGGTGCAGCAGGATTTAG ATTCTGACGACTCTCCTGGTTCCAGAGAGCGGACGGTGATCGTTCACGCCAGCTCCAGCATCACTCCCTCCAACGAGGAGCTGGCGAGCCATCTCAGCACCAGAGACTCAGGTTGTCAGACAGAAGACTTTTTGATCTCAGGAGCGCCGTCTCGGAGGAGGATCAGGGCCCAGAGAGGCCAGGGAGTCGCCCTCTCCCTTTCCTACTCTGCAGGCAACATCTTGTGTCTGTCGGACAGCGCGGACGCCATGTTCTCCGCCTCCGTGGGCGCGCACCTGCGCTCCCGGAGTCTGCCCCGAGACAGCAGCCGGATGATAGACAACAGGCACAATGACAGCGACGATGAGGAGGAGCTGTCCCCCTTTAACACTGAGGACTACCTGCCTGGTCCTGGAGAGCTGATTCtgaaggatgaggaggagagcaCGGACGACCAGGCCGTGTCCGAGCACCCGCTGGGTCTGAAGTACAAGCAGCTGTCAGAGAGTCCGGAGCGCAGCTGGATGGAGCGGACCAGATCCCAGCTGCCCAGGAAGGTCGACATGGGCAGCTGTGAGATCTCCTCCAGCTCGGACACCTTCAGCAGCCCCGTCCACTCCGTCTCAGCCGCAGGGGTGCTGGGAGGACAGATGGACCATAAGGAGGACCACCAGTCCTCAAGTGGGAACTGGAGCGGCAGCAGCTCCACTTGCCCCTCACAGACCTCAGAGACAATCCCCCCCGCTGCCTCCCCGCCTCTGACGGGCTCCTCACACTGCGACTCTGAGCTCTCACTCAACGCCGCCACTCACGTCAACGACGACCAGACGGGCTTCATGCTGGACCACTACCCGGGCCTCAGGACCCAGCGGGCCGGCTCCTTCTCCTCCACAGCTATGGACATATTAGAGGAAGCAGGGTCCAGCACTCCCATCGAGGGGGAGTGGAGTTACACCCACTCGGACCCTCCACGCTCGCAGGACTTCAGCCCTGAGCCGAGCAGAGAGGCCGAGAGCAGCCTGGGCTGCCCCAGCTTCACCAGCATGGCCACGTGTGAGAGCAGCTACTCCGACAAGCTGCCGTCGGAGAAAGCCGACACCGTCTCGCACTACTCGGTAGACACTGAAGGCTACTACACCTCAATGCACTTTGACTGTGGGATAAAAGGCAGCAGAAGCTTCACTTATAACTATGCAGCCTCGGGCTCCGACTGTGGCCTGTCTGATTTAAGTGGTCACATGACTTTAGGGAGGCGCTGCCTCTCTTTAAGAAAACCAAAGGCGAAGCCGTGTCCGCCTAAAAGGAGTTCATCCTTAAGAAAAATATGCAGTGAGGGACACATCCCCGACAATAAAGAACCAAAGATTTCATGCGGGCAGCAACTTCCACCGTCTTCCAAGGAGAGGAAACTGCAGCTGGTTTTGTCCGGCTCTCAAAGTCACGTAGAAAACTCCTCACTAGTCCGAGAGCCCCTCGTGGTCTGGGGGGAATCAGCGGATCTGCCTGATTTAGGCGTGTTTAGCTCCACGGATGCACATTCGTTTAAAGATGAGGGGGTCGTGCAGTCAGACTATGCAGATTTGTGGCTCCTGAACGATTTAAAATCCAGCGATCCGTATCGATCTTTGTCAAACTCTAGCACGGCGACAGGCACAACTGTCATCGAGTGTATCAAGTCGCAGGAAAGTTCCGAGTCTCAGACGTCTCAGTCCGACTCCAGAGCCACCACCCCGTCACTGCCATCAGCGGAGGGAGAGTTTAAGCTGAAGTCTCCAGAGAAGCTGGCAGGCCTCGCCAGCCCATCCAGCGGCTACTCCAGTCAGTCAGAAACACCCACCTCCTCGTTCCCCTCCGCCTTCTTTCCCGGTCCGCTGTCGCCATCCAGCGGCAAGAGGAAGCCCAAAGTCCCGGAGAGGAAGTCGTCTCTGTCGTCGCTGTCGCTGCAGTCGCTCTCCTGCAAGGATGCCTCGAAGAGAGACCTGGAGCTGCCCgtcatccctccctcccacctCGACTTAAGTGCCCTTCACAGCGTCGGCAACAAGGCTTCAGCTTACAGAACCCAGATCCAACTCCTTCACCAAAACAAACCGAAATCTGCAGCCAAACCTGCAGCGCCACCGACCTCAGAGGTATTCAACGCCCATCCCATGACCATCACACCCACAGTGCTGCACTCAGTGCAGCTCCGACCCGTCAGTAAGGAACATGAAGGAAGCCACGAGGACAAAACATCTGCCAAATGTCCCACTGTGAGCCTAACAAGCACACTCTCCTGTAACAAATCTGTAGAGCTCAAGAGCCCCCTGTTACACAACTCGCATCACACGCCGCCGAAAGGGTCGTGCGAGTCCGTGTTTACCTCAAACGAAGAGCTGGCAGATGGAGAGGCAGCATGTCAGAGCGAAACGAGGAACAGAGAGGCTCCTCTGGAGAGCATGACAGCGTTCACGCTGCAGTCAGAGAAATCGTTAGACGTCCCTGAGAGGACGGCAGGACATGAAGGAGAGACGTGCAGAGTGTTGGAAGAAACAGGTATTTGCTCGCAGTGGGAGCCGTTAGATCAGCAGAGGACTGAGTGGACAGAAGAAGACGACCCGGCTCTCTGGGTTCAGGATTTTTCACCGCAGAGATCCGACGGTCTCGATGAAGTGCCTGCTGCCGACGGCCAATCGGAGGTGTTGCAAGAGAGTTCAGTCAGTGATGAAGGTGGTCAGGAGGTGGAGCATGAGTCATCAGGTGCTTCGGCCGAGAGTGCCTCCCAGGACGGCAAGGACGAGTCCACAGCAGAGACGGAGGATTACTTCAGTAAAG ACTCTACACCCAGTGATAGTGCAGCGTCCCCTCAGAGTGACGAGTCGAGGCCGGAGGATGATGTGTTTCTGTCACCCACCAAGTCCCGGACCACGGAGGATCTGTTCGCCATGATACACAG GTCCAAAAGGAAAGTGTTGGGCAGGAAGGATTCAACTGAGTTGAATGTGAGGAACCGGCTCGGCGCTGCATCGGGGAACACGCCGCCCAGCAGCACTGGGAGCTCCCCGGTCTCACTGGCGTCCCCCTCCTCCGCTGTGACGCCACCCGGCCTGCACAGAGTCTCGGGGCCCATCTACAGGAACGCAAAGAAGTCCAGCACCTCCAACGAGGAgttcaaactgctgctgctcaaaAAGGGCAGCCGCTCAGAGTCAAGTTACCGCATGTCAGCGACAGAGATCCTCAAGAGCCCCATCGCTCCTAAATCTCCTGGAGACTCCCTGATGGAGTCGCCCAGACAGCCCGAGGACCCCGCCTCTCCACTGCAACAACAATCAGGACCAGATCAGCTCCCCAGCCCGTACCCCAAAGCCAACGCTGACTGCTTCTCCCCAAAATCCTTCCCCACGTCTTCTTCCAGGCAGGGCCGCTCCAGAATCCCCCCGCCCGCCAACAGCAGCCGATATGGCATGCGTAGCAGACTGTACTCGGCACCCATGCAGGCCATCTCAGAGGGCGAGACGGAGAACTCAGACGGGAGTCCTCACGACGACCGCTCATCACAGGGCTCCACGTAG